The following are encoded in a window of Drosophila simulans strain w501 chromosome 3L, Prin_Dsim_3.1, whole genome shotgun sequence genomic DNA:
- the LOC6738476 gene encoding E3 ubiquitin-protein ligase Nedd-4 isoform X11, with amino-acid sequence MSARSSGLVAAAALPVPSSSSSAAGGDVPRPPPRRRAASVAGQQQTRQEFGNGHTPRRSLAAVNDSGDSCHLRIVVLTGQSLAKKDIFGASDPYVRIDLNTINGDINIDSVLTKTKKKTLNPTWNEEFIFRVKPSEHKLVFQVFDENRLTRDDFLGMVELTLVNLPTEQEGRTIGEQSYTLRPRRSVGSAKSRIKGTLRIYHAFIRETREQSEPSSGNSDGEWEHVEATNAGETYAQPHPFPTGGHDALPAGWEERQDANGRTYYVNHTARTTQWERPTVLNSHSSQSTDDQLASDFQRRFHISVDDTESGRSADSISHNSIEDNNNAAGLANTPTTAATSSATISPSNTPTNNNGIPAHIAMQNRGEEDQDQDPTVDHTRAWGISAGGAVSNTRTIPTAPQHLCVYVACKPKYIMNEDTDHTDSHNPSDISAPSTRRNSEEDNAAVPPMEQRSTGGEEEPLPPRWSMQVAPNGRTFFIDHASRRTTWIDPRNGRASPMPNQTRRVEDDLGPLPEGWEERVHTDGRVFYIDHNTRTTQWEDPRLSNPNIAGQAVPYSRDYKQKYEYFKSHIRKPTNVPNKFEIRIRRTSILEDSYRIISSVTKTDLLKTKLWVEFEGETGLDYGGLAREWFYLLSKEMFNPYYGLFEYSAMDNYTLQINNGSGLCNEEHLSYFKFIGRIAGMAVYHGKLLDAFFIRPFYKMMLQKPIDLKDMESVDTEYYNSLMWIKENDPRILELTFCLDEDVFGQKSQHELKPGGANIDVTNENKDEYIKLVIEWRFVARVKEQMSSFLDGFGSIIPLNLIKIFDEHELELLMCGIQNIDVKDWRENTLYKGDYHMNHIIIQWFWRAVLSFSNEMRSRLLQFVTGTSRVPMNGFKELYGSNGPQMFTIEKWGTPNNFPRAHTCFNRLDLPPYEGYLQLKDKLIKAIEGSQGFAGVD; translated from the exons AACGACTCTGGGGACTCGTGTCACCTGCGAATCGTCGTACTCACCGGCCAgtcgctggccaaaaaggatatATTCGGCGCCAG CGACCCGTATGTCAGAATCGATTTGAACACAATCAACGGTGATATTAATATTGACTCTGTTTTGACGAAGACCAAAAAGAAG ACACTGAATCCAACCTGGAATGAAGAGTTCATATTTAGA GTTAAACCGTCTGAGCATAAGCTTGTGTTTCAAGTATTTGACGAGAATCGCCTGACACGCGACGACTTCCTGGGCATGGTGGAGCTGACCCTGGTGAATCTGCCTACCGAGCAGGAGGGTCGCACCATCGGAGAACAAAGCTACACTCTGCGCCCGCGCAGGTCAGTAGG CAGCGCCAAATCCCGCATCAAGGGCACCCTGCGCATCTACCATGCCTTTATCCGGGAGACGCGGGAGCAGAGCGAGCCATCTAGTGGCAATAGCGATGGCGAGTGGGAGCACGTGGAGGCCACCAATGCCGGTGAGACGTATGCCCAGCCG CACCCATTTCCTACTGGTGGCCACGATGCCCTACCCGCTGGATGGGAGGAACGCCAGGATGCCAACGGGCGCACGTACTATGTGAATCACACGGCGAGGACGACGCAATGGGAGAGACCTACTGT CTTAAACAGCCACAGTAGCCAATCTACTGACGACCAGTTGGCCTCGGATTTCCAGAGACGTTTCCACATCAGCGTAGACGACACGGAGTCAGGACGTTCGGCG GACTCCATCAGTCACAATAGTATAGAGGACAATAACAATGCTGCTGGCTTAGCAAATActccaacaacagcagccacctCATCGGCAACGATCTCACCATCCAACACCccaacaaacaacaatggAATTCCCGCACACATTGCCATGCAAAATCGCGGAGAGGAAGATCAAGATCAAGATCCAACAGTGGACCATACCAG gGCATGGGGGATTTCAGCGGGGGGTGCGGTAAGCAACACAAGGACCATTCCGACTGCTCCCCAACATCTGTGTGTCTATGTTGCATGTAAACCCAAGTATATCATG AATGAAGACACCGATCACACAGACAGCCACAATCCCTCTGACATCTCAGCTCCGTCCACACGACGCAATTCCGAGGAAGACAACGCGGCTGTGCCTCCCATGGAACAA AGGAGTACTGGTGGTGAAGAGGAACCTCTGCCACCGCGCTGGTCGATGCAGGTAGCCCCCAACGGAAGGACATTCTTCATTGATCATGCGTCCAGGAGGACCACTTGGATAGACCCGCGCAACGGACGGGCCAGCCCTATGCCAAATCAAACTCGTCGCGTCGAGGACGACCTGGGTCCCTTACCAGAGGGCTGGGAGGAGCGGGTACACACCGACGGACGCGTATTCTATATAGATCATA ACACGCGAACCACGCAGTGGGAAGATCCTCGCTTGTCCAATCCAAATATTGCCGGTCAGGCTGTGCCCTATTCTCGAGATTACAAGCAGAAATACGAGTATTTCAAGAGTCACATTAGAAAGCCT ACAAATGTaccaaataaatttgaaatacgTATTCGTCGTACGTCGATACTGGAGGATTCATACAGAATTATTAGTTCGGTAACGAAGACCGATTTACTAAAGACTAAATTATGGGTAGAGTTTGAAGGAGAAACTGGCTTAG ATTATGGCGGCCTCGCAAGGGAATGGTTCTATTTATTATCAAAAGAAATGTTCAATCCGTACTACGGGCTATTCGAGTACTCGGCCATGGACAACTACACGCTCCAGATAAACAATGGCAGTGGTTTGTGCAACGAGGAGCATTTAAGTTACTTTAA ATTCATTGGCCGTATTGCGGGCATGGCTGTGTATCACGGAAAGCTGCTAGATGCCTTTTTCATTCGTCCATTCTACAAGATGATGCTGCAGAAGCCTATTGACCTAAAGGACATGGAGTCTGTGGACACGGAGTACTACAACTCGCTGATGTGGATTAAGGAGAACGATCCACGGATTCTGGAACTGACTTTCTGCCTGGATGAAGACGTTTTTGGGCAAAAGAGTCAGCACGAACTAAAGCCCGGCGGCGCCAACATAGACGTGACTAACGAAAACAAGGATGAATACATTAA ACTGGTTATCGAATGGCGCTTTGTGGCACGTGTCAAGGAGCAGATGTCGTCTTTCCTTGATGGTTTTGGATCGATAATTCCGCTTAATCTTATTAAGATTTTCGACGAGCACGAACTGGAGCTACTGATGTGTGGCATACAGAACATCGATGTGAAGGATTGGCGCGAGAATACTCTGTACAAGGGCGACTACCACATGAATCATATAATTATCCAGTGGTTCTGGAGGGCTGTACTTTCCTTCTCCAACGAGATGCGTTCTCGCCTGCTGCAATTTGTTACGGGCACTTCACGCGTGCCCATGAACGGTTTCAAGGAGCTTTACGGCTCAAATGGCCCCCAGATGTTTACTATCGAAAAGTGGGGCACTCCTAATAACTTTCCAAGGGCACATACCTG TTTCAATCGCCTGGACCTGCCACCCTATGAAGGCTACCTGCAACTGAAGGACAAACTAATCAAGGCCATCGAGGGCAGCCAAGGATTCGCTGGAGTTGATTAA
- the LOC6738476 gene encoding E3 ubiquitin-protein ligase Nedd-4 isoform X1, with translation MSARSSGLVAAAALPVPSSSSSAAGGDVPRPPPRRRAASVAGQQQTRQEFGNGHTPRRSLAAVNDSGDSCHLRIVVLTGQSLAKKDIFGASDPYVRIDLNTINGDINIDSVLTKTKKKTLNPTWNEEFIFRVKPSEHKLVFQVFDENRLTRDDFLGMVELTLVNLPTEQEGRTIGEQSYTLRPRRSVGSAKSRIKGTLRIYHAFIRETREQSEPSSGNSDGEWEHVEATNAGETYAQPHPFPTGGHDALPAGWEERQDANGRTYYVNHTARTTQWERPTVLNSHSSQSTDDQLASDFQRRFHISVDDTESGRSADSISHNSIEDNNNAAGLANTPTTAATSSATISPSNTPTNNNGIPAHIAMQNRGEEDQDQDPTVDHTSFVYNSLRHPVAHRQPEISATSLQNDLRPVREAPGVPDIAITNLLTRRAAGNMAGGAGWQQQRRRQQMQLHIQQHQQRQQQLQQNRILLDVDHRQQEPQHRGQRHQQQHRSSNEDTDHTDSHNPSDISAPSTRRNSEEDNAAVPPMEQRSTGGEEEPLPPRWSMQVAPNGRTFFIDHASRRTTWIDPRNGRASPMPNQTRRVEDDLGPLPEGWEERVHTDGRVFYIDHNTRTTQWEDPRLSNPNIAGQAVPYSRDYKQKYEYFKSHIRKPTNVPNKFEIRIRRTSILEDSYRIISSVTKTDLLKTKLWVEFEGETGLDYGGLAREWFYLLSKEMFNPYYGLFEYSAMDNYTLQINNGSGLCNEEHLSYFKFIGRIAGMAVYHGKLLDAFFIRPFYKMMLQKPIDLKDMESVDTEYYNSLMWIKENDPRILELTFCLDEDVFGQKSQHELKPGGANIDVTNENKDEYIKLVIEWRFVARVKEQMSSFLDGFGSIIPLNLIKIFDEHELELLMCGIQNIDVKDWRENTLYKGDYHMNHIIIQWFWRAVLSFSNEMRSRLLQFVTGTSRVPMNGFKELYGSNGPQMFTIEKWGTPNNFPRAHTCFNRLDLPPYEGYLQLKDKLIKAIEGSQGFAGVD, from the exons AACGACTCTGGGGACTCGTGTCACCTGCGAATCGTCGTACTCACCGGCCAgtcgctggccaaaaaggatatATTCGGCGCCAG CGACCCGTATGTCAGAATCGATTTGAACACAATCAACGGTGATATTAATATTGACTCTGTTTTGACGAAGACCAAAAAGAAG ACACTGAATCCAACCTGGAATGAAGAGTTCATATTTAGA GTTAAACCGTCTGAGCATAAGCTTGTGTTTCAAGTATTTGACGAGAATCGCCTGACACGCGACGACTTCCTGGGCATGGTGGAGCTGACCCTGGTGAATCTGCCTACCGAGCAGGAGGGTCGCACCATCGGAGAACAAAGCTACACTCTGCGCCCGCGCAGGTCAGTAGG CAGCGCCAAATCCCGCATCAAGGGCACCCTGCGCATCTACCATGCCTTTATCCGGGAGACGCGGGAGCAGAGCGAGCCATCTAGTGGCAATAGCGATGGCGAGTGGGAGCACGTGGAGGCCACCAATGCCGGTGAGACGTATGCCCAGCCG CACCCATTTCCTACTGGTGGCCACGATGCCCTACCCGCTGGATGGGAGGAACGCCAGGATGCCAACGGGCGCACGTACTATGTGAATCACACGGCGAGGACGACGCAATGGGAGAGACCTACTGT CTTAAACAGCCACAGTAGCCAATCTACTGACGACCAGTTGGCCTCGGATTTCCAGAGACGTTTCCACATCAGCGTAGACGACACGGAGTCAGGACGTTCGGCG GACTCCATCAGTCACAATAGTATAGAGGACAATAACAATGCTGCTGGCTTAGCAAATActccaacaacagcagccacctCATCGGCAACGATCTCACCATCCAACACCccaacaaacaacaatggAATTCCCGCACACATTGCCATGCAAAATCGCGGAGAGGAAGATCAAGATCAAGATCCAACAGTGGACCATACCAG TTTTGTTTACAATTCCCTGCGACATCCTGTCGCCCATAGGCAGCCCGAAATCTCAGCGACCAGTTTGCAGAACGACCTGCGGCCGGTGCGGGAGGCTCCCGGTGTGCCGGATATAGCCATAACCAACTTGTTGACGCGGCGGGCCGCGGGCAATATGGCCGGCGGTGCGGgatggcagcaacaacggcGGCGACAGCAGATGCAACTGCATatccagcagcatcagcagcggcaacagcaactacaGCAGAATAGAATATTG CTTGATGTGGATCATCGTCAGCAGGAGCCGCAACATCGGGGTCAGagacaccagcagcaacatcggtCATCG AATGAAGACACCGATCACACAGACAGCCACAATCCCTCTGACATCTCAGCTCCGTCCACACGACGCAATTCCGAGGAAGACAACGCGGCTGTGCCTCCCATGGAACAA AGGAGTACTGGTGGTGAAGAGGAACCTCTGCCACCGCGCTGGTCGATGCAGGTAGCCCCCAACGGAAGGACATTCTTCATTGATCATGCGTCCAGGAGGACCACTTGGATAGACCCGCGCAACGGACGGGCCAGCCCTATGCCAAATCAAACTCGTCGCGTCGAGGACGACCTGGGTCCCTTACCAGAGGGCTGGGAGGAGCGGGTACACACCGACGGACGCGTATTCTATATAGATCATA ACACGCGAACCACGCAGTGGGAAGATCCTCGCTTGTCCAATCCAAATATTGCCGGTCAGGCTGTGCCCTATTCTCGAGATTACAAGCAGAAATACGAGTATTTCAAGAGTCACATTAGAAAGCCT ACAAATGTaccaaataaatttgaaatacgTATTCGTCGTACGTCGATACTGGAGGATTCATACAGAATTATTAGTTCGGTAACGAAGACCGATTTACTAAAGACTAAATTATGGGTAGAGTTTGAAGGAGAAACTGGCTTAG ATTATGGCGGCCTCGCAAGGGAATGGTTCTATTTATTATCAAAAGAAATGTTCAATCCGTACTACGGGCTATTCGAGTACTCGGCCATGGACAACTACACGCTCCAGATAAACAATGGCAGTGGTTTGTGCAACGAGGAGCATTTAAGTTACTTTAA ATTCATTGGCCGTATTGCGGGCATGGCTGTGTATCACGGAAAGCTGCTAGATGCCTTTTTCATTCGTCCATTCTACAAGATGATGCTGCAGAAGCCTATTGACCTAAAGGACATGGAGTCTGTGGACACGGAGTACTACAACTCGCTGATGTGGATTAAGGAGAACGATCCACGGATTCTGGAACTGACTTTCTGCCTGGATGAAGACGTTTTTGGGCAAAAGAGTCAGCACGAACTAAAGCCCGGCGGCGCCAACATAGACGTGACTAACGAAAACAAGGATGAATACATTAA ACTGGTTATCGAATGGCGCTTTGTGGCACGTGTCAAGGAGCAGATGTCGTCTTTCCTTGATGGTTTTGGATCGATAATTCCGCTTAATCTTATTAAGATTTTCGACGAGCACGAACTGGAGCTACTGATGTGTGGCATACAGAACATCGATGTGAAGGATTGGCGCGAGAATACTCTGTACAAGGGCGACTACCACATGAATCATATAATTATCCAGTGGTTCTGGAGGGCTGTACTTTCCTTCTCCAACGAGATGCGTTCTCGCCTGCTGCAATTTGTTACGGGCACTTCACGCGTGCCCATGAACGGTTTCAAGGAGCTTTACGGCTCAAATGGCCCCCAGATGTTTACTATCGAAAAGTGGGGCACTCCTAATAACTTTCCAAGGGCACATACCTG TTTCAATCGCCTGGACCTGCCACCCTATGAAGGCTACCTGCAACTGAAGGACAAACTAATCAAGGCCATCGAGGGCAGCCAAGGATTCGCTGGAGTTGATTAA
- the LOC6738476 gene encoding E3 ubiquitin-protein ligase Nedd-4 isoform X12, whose product MSARSSGLVAAAALPVPSSSSSAAGGDVPRPPPRRRAASVAGQQQTRQEFGNGHTPRRSLAAVNDSGDSCHLRIVVLTGQSLAKKDIFGASDPYVRIDLNTINGDINIDSVLTKTKKKTLNPTWNEEFIFRVKPSEHKLVFQVFDENRLTRDDFLGMVELTLVNLPTEQEGRTIGEQSYTLRPRRSVGSAKSRIKGTLRIYHAFIRETREQSEPSSGNSDGEWEHVEATNAGETYAQPHPFPTGGHDALPAGWEERQDANGRTYYVNHTARTTQWERPTVLNSHSSQSTDDQLASDFQRRFHISVDDTESGRSARPRNAAHMETLASEESSEDEDVAECGEEMVDLQNNQANCLHCGELHDNEEAEEYVDGEEDNGELQPPTPDPDQPSATSRSAQTCDILDRNLYLKRIFNEDTDHTDSHNPSDISAPSTRRNSEEDNAAVPPMEQRSTGGEEEPLPPRWSMQVAPNGRTFFIDHASRRTTWIDPRNGRASPMPNQTRRVEDDLGPLPEGWEERVHTDGRVFYIDHNTRTTQWEDPRLSNPNIAGQAVPYSRDYKQKYEYFKSHIRKPTNVPNKFEIRIRRTSILEDSYRIISSVTKTDLLKTKLWVEFEGETGLDYGGLAREWFYLLSKEMFNPYYGLFEYSAMDNYTLQINNGSGLCNEEHLSYFKFIGRIAGMAVYHGKLLDAFFIRPFYKMMLQKPIDLKDMESVDTEYYNSLMWIKENDPRILELTFCLDEDVFGQKSQHELKPGGANIDVTNENKDEYIKLVIEWRFVARVKEQMSSFLDGFGSIIPLNLIKIFDEHELELLMCGIQNIDVKDWRENTLYKGDYHMNHIIIQWFWRAVLSFSNEMRSRLLQFVTGTSRVPMNGFKELYGSNGPQMFTIEKWGTPNNFPRAHTCFNRLDLPPYEGYLQLKDKLIKAIEGSQGFAGVD is encoded by the exons AACGACTCTGGGGACTCGTGTCACCTGCGAATCGTCGTACTCACCGGCCAgtcgctggccaaaaaggatatATTCGGCGCCAG CGACCCGTATGTCAGAATCGATTTGAACACAATCAACGGTGATATTAATATTGACTCTGTTTTGACGAAGACCAAAAAGAAG ACACTGAATCCAACCTGGAATGAAGAGTTCATATTTAGA GTTAAACCGTCTGAGCATAAGCTTGTGTTTCAAGTATTTGACGAGAATCGCCTGACACGCGACGACTTCCTGGGCATGGTGGAGCTGACCCTGGTGAATCTGCCTACCGAGCAGGAGGGTCGCACCATCGGAGAACAAAGCTACACTCTGCGCCCGCGCAGGTCAGTAGG CAGCGCCAAATCCCGCATCAAGGGCACCCTGCGCATCTACCATGCCTTTATCCGGGAGACGCGGGAGCAGAGCGAGCCATCTAGTGGCAATAGCGATGGCGAGTGGGAGCACGTGGAGGCCACCAATGCCGGTGAGACGTATGCCCAGCCG CACCCATTTCCTACTGGTGGCCACGATGCCCTACCCGCTGGATGGGAGGAACGCCAGGATGCCAACGGGCGCACGTACTATGTGAATCACACGGCGAGGACGACGCAATGGGAGAGACCTACTGT CTTAAACAGCCACAGTAGCCAATCTACTGACGACCAGTTGGCCTCGGATTTCCAGAGACGTTTCCACATCAGCGTAGACGACACGGAGTCAGGACGTTCGGCG AGGCCAAGGAACGCTGCTCACATGGAGACTTTGGCCAGCGAGGAGAGcagcgaggatgaggatgtggctGAATGTGGCGAGGAGATGGTTGATCTTCAGAATAATCAGGCCAATTGTCTGCACTGCGGCGAGCTGCATGACAATGAAGAGGCAGAGGAGTATGTTGATGGGGAGGAGGATAATGGAGAGCTGCAGCCTCCAACACCCGATCCAGATCAGCCGTCAGCCACATCCCGAAGCGCGCAAACTTGTGATATACTCGATAGGAACTTGTACTTGAAACGCATATTC AATGAAGACACCGATCACACAGACAGCCACAATCCCTCTGACATCTCAGCTCCGTCCACACGACGCAATTCCGAGGAAGACAACGCGGCTGTGCCTCCCATGGAACAA AGGAGTACTGGTGGTGAAGAGGAACCTCTGCCACCGCGCTGGTCGATGCAGGTAGCCCCCAACGGAAGGACATTCTTCATTGATCATGCGTCCAGGAGGACCACTTGGATAGACCCGCGCAACGGACGGGCCAGCCCTATGCCAAATCAAACTCGTCGCGTCGAGGACGACCTGGGTCCCTTACCAGAGGGCTGGGAGGAGCGGGTACACACCGACGGACGCGTATTCTATATAGATCATA ACACGCGAACCACGCAGTGGGAAGATCCTCGCTTGTCCAATCCAAATATTGCCGGTCAGGCTGTGCCCTATTCTCGAGATTACAAGCAGAAATACGAGTATTTCAAGAGTCACATTAGAAAGCCT ACAAATGTaccaaataaatttgaaatacgTATTCGTCGTACGTCGATACTGGAGGATTCATACAGAATTATTAGTTCGGTAACGAAGACCGATTTACTAAAGACTAAATTATGGGTAGAGTTTGAAGGAGAAACTGGCTTAG ATTATGGCGGCCTCGCAAGGGAATGGTTCTATTTATTATCAAAAGAAATGTTCAATCCGTACTACGGGCTATTCGAGTACTCGGCCATGGACAACTACACGCTCCAGATAAACAATGGCAGTGGTTTGTGCAACGAGGAGCATTTAAGTTACTTTAA ATTCATTGGCCGTATTGCGGGCATGGCTGTGTATCACGGAAAGCTGCTAGATGCCTTTTTCATTCGTCCATTCTACAAGATGATGCTGCAGAAGCCTATTGACCTAAAGGACATGGAGTCTGTGGACACGGAGTACTACAACTCGCTGATGTGGATTAAGGAGAACGATCCACGGATTCTGGAACTGACTTTCTGCCTGGATGAAGACGTTTTTGGGCAAAAGAGTCAGCACGAACTAAAGCCCGGCGGCGCCAACATAGACGTGACTAACGAAAACAAGGATGAATACATTAA ACTGGTTATCGAATGGCGCTTTGTGGCACGTGTCAAGGAGCAGATGTCGTCTTTCCTTGATGGTTTTGGATCGATAATTCCGCTTAATCTTATTAAGATTTTCGACGAGCACGAACTGGAGCTACTGATGTGTGGCATACAGAACATCGATGTGAAGGATTGGCGCGAGAATACTCTGTACAAGGGCGACTACCACATGAATCATATAATTATCCAGTGGTTCTGGAGGGCTGTACTTTCCTTCTCCAACGAGATGCGTTCTCGCCTGCTGCAATTTGTTACGGGCACTTCACGCGTGCCCATGAACGGTTTCAAGGAGCTTTACGGCTCAAATGGCCCCCAGATGTTTACTATCGAAAAGTGGGGCACTCCTAATAACTTTCCAAGGGCACATACCTG TTTCAATCGCCTGGACCTGCCACCCTATGAAGGCTACCTGCAACTGAAGGACAAACTAATCAAGGCCATCGAGGGCAGCCAAGGATTCGCTGGAGTTGATTAA